A section of the Paenibacillus odorifer genome encodes:
- a CDS encoding YpuI family protein, whose translation MSAANVQKLCESTRDKLKVVIDKMEVFLNEHALPQLVVEGDEETVQFYQGFLSDLRHLLVFSEMSYEKLGVALRRATFDESFAQKALYNVYHYGVNNFFYPKNESYSEDGRYAYTGQDAIRFRKKPVRPARDIILEITKTYEDLRDDLIYYENDYLTEKRMQNQV comes from the coding sequence ATGTCAGCAGCCAATGTGCAGAAATTATGTGAATCGACGAGAGATAAACTTAAAGTGGTAATCGACAAAATGGAAGTATTTCTAAATGAGCATGCATTGCCTCAGCTTGTAGTTGAGGGAGATGAGGAAACTGTACAATTTTACCAAGGTTTTCTGTCCGATCTTCGTCATCTATTAGTGTTCTCGGAAATGTCATATGAGAAATTAGGCGTTGCGCTGCGTCGTGCGACATTCGATGAATCTTTTGCACAGAAAGCGCTTTATAATGTATATCACTATGGCGTGAACAACTTCTTTTATCCGAAAAATGAAAGCTATTCTGAAGATGGACGTTACGCTTATACAGGTCAGGATGCAATCCGTTTCCGCAAAAAGCCAGTACGTCCCGCACGTGATATCATCCTGGAAATCACCAAAACGTATGAAGATCTTCGCGATGATCTCATTTATTATGAGAACGACTATTTGACCGAGAAACGTATGCAAAATCAGGTTTAA
- a CDS encoding TerC family protein, which translates to MNTSIWEFILSLLNIIFLDLILAGDNAIVIGLAARNLPSDTQKKAIVFGTAGAVVLRIFATILVVWLLKIPWLLLAGGILLILIAYKLLTSENTSTDIKAGQSLWSAVGTIILADAAMGLDNVIAIAGAAKHNISLVIIGLLISVPIVVWGSTLFIKLINKYPWIIYIGSAVLGFTASSMITDEHQLAPFFDHHPLLKYLSIIVIIIGILAAGHWKRQSKPEEPQEGTIV; encoded by the coding sequence TTGAATACATCCATCTGGGAGTTTATATTATCGCTGCTCAACATTATTTTTCTAGATCTTATTCTGGCAGGAGATAATGCCATTGTGATCGGACTTGCAGCGCGTAATTTACCGTCCGACACGCAAAAAAAGGCTATCGTATTTGGAACAGCAGGCGCTGTAGTGTTGCGGATCTTCGCAACGATTCTGGTCGTATGGTTGTTGAAAATCCCCTGGTTACTGCTTGCCGGTGGGATTTTACTCATTCTGATTGCCTATAAGCTGTTAACCAGTGAGAACACTTCAACAGATATCAAGGCAGGTCAAAGCTTGTGGTCCGCTGTAGGTACAATCATTTTAGCTGATGCTGCCATGGGCCTTGATAATGTGATCGCCATTGCGGGAGCTGCCAAGCATAATATCTCACTGGTTATCATAGGACTGCTGATCAGTGTTCCCATCGTGGTGTGGGGAAGTACCCTTTTTATTAAATTAATCAACAAATATCCATGGATCATTTATATTGGTTCTGCTGTCTTAGGTTTTACTGCTTCAAGTATGATTACGGATGAACATCAGCTTGCGCCATTTTTTGATCATCATCCGCTGCTCAAATATCTGTCTATAATCGTGATCATTATAGGTATCTTGGCAGCGGGACATTGGAAACGCCAATCAAAACCAGAAGAGCCTCAGGAGGGCACAATCGTCTAA
- a CDS encoding lytic transglycosylase domain-containing protein has product MQINPAVTDGLGQLKWINLKATTEKTSSANGNERSTGVSASGFATMLQAMSTSSESSSYLTSLPDATSVSSLLWQQIGGTTETFNNIISGEITGSTPTSYDDLIQKASAKYGVPIDLIKAVIDTESSFNPNVVSSAGAKGLMQLMDGTASGLGVTDSFDPAQNIDGGVRYLSYQLKRFGGEEKMALAAYNAGPGRVTDLGVTNDQELLEKLSLLPKETQSYIFKIERARAQYAV; this is encoded by the coding sequence ATGCAGATCAATCCCGCTGTAACCGACGGGTTAGGGCAGCTTAAATGGATCAACCTTAAGGCTACAACCGAAAAAACTAGCTCCGCGAATGGAAATGAACGGTCAACGGGAGTTTCAGCTTCTGGATTTGCGACAATGCTTCAGGCAATGTCAACGAGTAGTGAAAGTTCAAGCTATTTGACCTCTCTCCCGGATGCAACTTCTGTCAGCAGCTTGTTATGGCAGCAGATAGGTGGGACAACAGAAACCTTCAATAACATAATTTCCGGGGAAATAACGGGTTCCACACCTACAAGCTATGATGATCTCATCCAGAAGGCGAGTGCTAAATATGGCGTGCCGATTGATCTGATCAAAGCAGTGATTGATACTGAATCTTCGTTTAATCCTAATGTGGTCTCTTCGGCAGGGGCTAAAGGTTTAATGCAGCTTATGGATGGCACCGCGAGCGGCTTAGGGGTTACTGATTCGTTCGATCCGGCGCAAAACATTGATGGCGGCGTACGTTATTTATCTTATCAACTGAAACGCTTTGGCGGAGAGGAAAAGATGGCACTTGCAGCGTACAACGCAGGGCCGGGACGGGTAACAGATCTTGGAGTAACCAATGATCAGGAATTATTGGAGAAACTTAGCCTGCTTCCAAAAGAGACACAGTCTTATATCTTCAAAATAGAACGCGCTCGCGCTCAATACGCGGTATAA
- a CDS encoding DUF1540 domain-containing protein: MTMSWSFFAWIESLSRYINWKPLCRIAGKWSGHNEAEVIIMSSEKPLVKCSVSNCHYWGEHNLCRAEEIVIEIDKHVGNGYKEEYAEEMTNEGHRDHASTSSATCCLTFKPNA; encoded by the coding sequence ATGACGATGAGCTGGTCCTTTTTTGCGTGGATTGAAAGCCTGTCTCGATACATCAACTGGAAACCACTCTGTCGAATAGCGGGTAAATGGAGCGGACATAATGAAGCCGAGGTGATAATTATGTCGAGTGAAAAACCATTAGTAAAATGTAGCGTGAGCAATTGTCATTATTGGGGCGAGCATAATTTATGCCGGGCTGAAGAAATTGTCATTGAGATCGATAAGCACGTAGGCAATGGTTATAAGGAAGAATATGCTGAAGAAATGACGAATGAAGGTCACCGCGATCATGCCAGTACATCATCTGCAACATGTTGTCTGACGTTTAAGCCGAACGCTTAG
- a CDS encoding YlaH-like family protein: MQVWFAEHPIVAYIVIFILLTFVYNQVFRVNQKLSIGKEIMLYIMMAIGSGMLLIFQHDKLPIIQCLLVAVGLMLMVRIRYIVEARQKRKAAAAAKRS, translated from the coding sequence ATGCAGGTGTGGTTCGCTGAGCATCCAATCGTCGCTTATATTGTTATCTTTATATTGCTTACTTTTGTTTATAATCAAGTCTTTCGTGTGAATCAAAAGTTATCGATTGGCAAGGAAATCATGCTCTACATAATGATGGCGATTGGCTCTGGCATGCTCCTAATTTTCCAACATGATAAGCTTCCGATTATCCAGTGTCTGTTGGTTGCTGTCGGATTAATGCTGATGGTACGGATACGTTATATAGTAGAAGCTCGACAGAAGAGAAAGGCCGCAGCAGCAGCGAAGAGATCGTAA
- the thiI gene encoding tRNA uracil 4-sulfurtransferase ThiI, translated as MSMMNKESAEGRAHSIEYADMLLLRFGEFTLKGKNRTRFEKTVLRHVKELIKPYPNVVLSKEFGRIYVELNGESAIELVQALKNVFGIASVSPVKVSKSELEDIVAVSRQFLEIIAPAPGTRFKVNARRVWKEFPYGSIEMNKLIATPLLQGYPGLTVDVKSPELELRVEIRQGHTYIFCENIAGVGGFPLGTNGKAMLLLSGGIDSPVAGWSSMRRGLEVECVHFYSYPYTSELARQKVVDLARVLSRYAGVIKLHLVPFTEVQTSFTGIGQDNLIITLMRRAMLRITTRLAEREGALAIVTGDSLGQVASQTLPSMNVIGRATTLPLLRPLVMMDKSDIVDLSKNIGTYDLSILPYEDCCTLFVPKSPTTNPNLRIVDKIEATLPGYSELLEAAIEATETVLITPYGDEKPSDVVSVEAGLQEEWF; from the coding sequence ATGAGCATGATGAACAAGGAATCTGCAGAAGGCAGAGCCCATAGTATAGAATACGCTGATATGCTGCTCCTGCGTTTTGGGGAGTTTACTTTAAAGGGCAAAAATCGTACCCGATTTGAAAAAACCGTACTGCGTCATGTGAAGGAATTGATTAAGCCTTATCCAAACGTAGTTCTGAGCAAGGAATTCGGAAGAATTTACGTGGAACTGAACGGGGAATCTGCGATTGAATTGGTACAAGCACTGAAGAATGTCTTTGGCATTGCTTCTGTCAGTCCAGTGAAGGTTTCTAAGTCAGAGCTTGAGGATATTGTAGCGGTAAGCCGTCAATTTTTGGAGATAATCGCGCCTGCTCCGGGCACCAGATTTAAGGTTAATGCTCGGCGGGTATGGAAAGAGTTTCCTTACGGCTCCATTGAGATGAATAAACTGATCGCGACACCACTATTGCAAGGATATCCTGGCCTCACCGTAGACGTTAAATCGCCTGAATTAGAGCTGAGGGTCGAAATTCGTCAGGGACATACTTATATTTTCTGTGAAAATATTGCCGGTGTAGGTGGATTTCCATTAGGCACTAACGGAAAAGCGATGTTATTGCTGTCCGGTGGCATTGATAGTCCCGTAGCAGGCTGGTCATCCATGCGGCGCGGACTTGAAGTGGAGTGCGTGCATTTCTACAGTTATCCTTATACAAGCGAGCTTGCTAGACAAAAGGTTGTGGATCTTGCGCGGGTATTGTCACGTTATGCGGGTGTCATCAAGCTGCATCTGGTACCCTTTACAGAAGTGCAGACTTCCTTTACCGGCATCGGCCAGGATAATCTGATTATTACACTGATGCGGCGGGCAATGCTGAGAATTACTACCCGGCTTGCTGAGCGCGAAGGTGCATTGGCGATTGTAACCGGGGATAGTCTGGGACAAGTCGCTAGCCAGACCTTGCCAAGCATGAACGTGATTGGCCGGGCGACAACCCTCCCCCTTCTGCGTCCGCTGGTAATGATGGACAAAAGTGATATCGTGGACCTGTCGAAGAACATCGGCACCTATGATTTGTCTATCCTTCCTTATGAGGATTGTTGTACTTTATTTGTTCCAAAATCACCTACAACAAATCCGAATTTACGGATTGTGGATAAGATAGAGGCTACGCTTCCGGGATATTCTGAACTTCTGGAAGCGGCGATTGAAGCCACAGAGACCGTGTTAATCACTCCTTATGGAGATGAGAAGCCTAGTGATGTTGTAAGTGTCGAGGCGGGATTACAGGAAGAATGGTTCTAA
- a CDS encoding LCP family protein: MSTRNSGLPPRANGQQPTNRKQPVKGVSKKKTKKKVKKRGFFGRLVRVLLTLLIIAILGVLGYGGYLYWKLEHGVFNAGVEGTVAPGQSASEKPLTMLILGTDNRPKHESYLTDVIMVAALNPKTKSATIVSLPRDTYVELSGYKKTKINEFYARFKGKEKSSGLLAEDEMKTMMGKYLDIDVDYTTILDFQGFRDVVDELGGVEVNISENMCYTDTVDGTNINLKKGPAELDGKNALDYVRYRKSNCKPKTNASDDFDRNKRQNEVLNSLVDQMQSLGGVLKIGKVLDAVDSNMKTDIENSQIKDMIATYWKISKENIEFKPVTGTWRSPYVYINDEELEAAKKSLQDRIAGISTGADSTTAEAP, translated from the coding sequence ATGAGTACAAGAAACAGCGGTTTACCTCCAAGAGCAAACGGGCAACAACCTACTAATAGAAAACAGCCTGTGAAGGGTGTTTCTAAGAAAAAAACGAAAAAGAAAGTGAAAAAGAGAGGTTTTTTTGGCAGATTAGTTAGAGTATTGTTAACTTTGCTAATTATTGCGATCCTCGGCGTGCTGGGTTATGGCGGTTATCTGTATTGGAAGCTTGAGCATGGCGTATTTAATGCAGGGGTTGAGGGTACGGTTGCTCCAGGGCAATCCGCTTCAGAAAAGCCACTGACGATGCTTATACTGGGAACGGATAACAGACCTAAACACGAGTCTTATTTGACTGACGTAATCATGGTTGCAGCACTTAATCCTAAGACCAAATCAGCGACTATTGTTTCGCTTCCTCGTGATACCTATGTGGAGCTAAGCGGCTATAAGAAAACGAAGATTAATGAATTTTATGCTCGCTTCAAGGGTAAGGAGAAATCCTCCGGTCTACTGGCTGAAGACGAGATGAAGACGATGATGGGTAAGTATTTGGACATTGATGTAGATTATACAACGATTCTTGATTTTCAGGGCTTCCGGGATGTGGTGGACGAGCTTGGGGGAGTCGAAGTAAATATTAGTGAAAATATGTGTTATACAGACACTGTGGACGGCACGAATATCAATCTGAAAAAGGGTCCGGCAGAGCTGGATGGAAAAAATGCATTGGACTATGTGCGGTATCGTAAATCCAATTGCAAGCCTAAGACTAACGCTTCAGATGATTTTGATCGCAACAAACGCCAGAACGAAGTCCTGAACAGTCTGGTGGATCAGATGCAATCGCTTGGTGGCGTATTGAAAATCGGCAAGGTGCTTGATGCAGTGGACAGTAACATGAAGACAGATATCGAAAATTCGCAAATCAAAGATATGATTGCGACGTATTGGAAGATTTCCAAAGAGAATATCGAATTCAAGCCGGTTACTGGTACGTGGCGAAGTCCATATGTATATATTAATGATGAGGAGTTGGAGGCCGCTAAGAAAAGCTTGCAGGATCGAATTGCAGGAATTTCCACTGGAGCTGATTCGACAACTGCTGAGGCGCCTTGA
- a CDS encoding S8 family peptidase — translation MSRKNLTVAGLVTAAFTVGLLTFALRPATNGTTRDAAKVAVQNPAPTSALHSPPNPSQEKTLKKTSLSQDVEATDHLNRVDVSRHLTKLLSETDGMSSIHDKSVYAKRLQQDHGFISMLMWIDFRTQKTETFKSSFPKGTEQENKQLLKYLKTAKSAIHGHQSYESPTFTIGKEKYYFIAQRNKQKNVGIIALINQKVLGRVADHQLKNLRLIPYPKEGKYHVESVHTDNLKDIKVKTGHDNENASHFYENEIVVRFQGNAPTQGQLQTIVADIHCKQPRKLGYAYIFRSEKMTYYQLKSYFTNKWHPEYTEPHYMYLTNDTITKNAEGTVTPNDMLFSTYQWNLPAIETELGWNLSKGSKEVVVAVVDTGVQINHPDLQGKLLTGYNAITNGSTPEDDVGHGTHVSGIIGALVNNGEGVAGISWYNKILPVKALDNSGAGTTYSVAEGIIWAADNGAKVINLSLGNYADSQFLHDAIKYAYDRDIVLVSAAGNDNTERPGYPAAYPEVIAVAATNASGEKASFSNYGDYIDVAAPGESIASTYPDSQYAALSGTSMASPHVAALAGLVRSLNPNLTNKEVMDLMTKNAVDLGTSGHDKYFGWGQVDIYKTLQAASGNQVPLQLFPQHVRQQMNQLKQRTNNTP, via the coding sequence ATGTCACGAAAAAATCTAACAGTTGCAGGTTTGGTTACAGCAGCTTTTACAGTTGGGTTACTTACCTTTGCCCTGCGGCCTGCCACTAATGGGACGACCAGAGATGCCGCTAAAGTCGCTGTTCAGAATCCGGCTCCAACTTCAGCTTTGCATTCACCTCCAAATCCCTCTCAGGAAAAAACATTAAAGAAAACCTCCTTAAGCCAGGATGTGGAGGCGACAGATCATCTGAATAGAGTCGATGTCAGTAGACATTTAACTAAACTCCTGTCTGAAACAGACGGGATGTCTTCGATTCATGATAAATCAGTGTATGCGAAACGATTGCAGCAAGACCACGGGTTTATCTCCATGCTGATGTGGATCGATTTTCGCACACAAAAGACTGAGACCTTTAAGTCATCTTTTCCAAAAGGAACCGAACAGGAGAACAAGCAGCTTCTAAAATATCTCAAAACGGCAAAATCAGCAATCCACGGTCATCAATCCTATGAATCTCCAACGTTTACAATCGGTAAAGAAAAATATTACTTTATCGCTCAGCGGAACAAACAGAAAAATGTAGGGATTATTGCTCTTATCAACCAAAAGGTGCTTGGGCGTGTGGCAGACCATCAGCTGAAGAACCTGCGTCTCATTCCGTATCCTAAGGAAGGCAAATACCATGTGGAATCAGTCCATACCGATAACTTAAAGGACATTAAGGTCAAGACCGGCCATGATAACGAAAATGCCAGCCATTTTTATGAGAATGAAATTGTAGTCCGTTTTCAGGGAAATGCTCCGACTCAAGGACAGCTCCAGACGATAGTCGCCGATATCCACTGCAAGCAGCCACGCAAGCTGGGATATGCCTATATCTTTCGCTCTGAGAAGATGACCTACTATCAGCTGAAATCCTATTTCACCAACAAATGGCATCCCGAGTATACGGAACCTCACTATATGTATTTAACCAATGATACCATCACTAAAAACGCTGAAGGAACTGTCACTCCTAACGACATGTTATTCTCCACTTACCAATGGAACCTCCCGGCGATTGAAACCGAGCTAGGGTGGAATCTTTCCAAAGGCAGCAAAGAAGTGGTTGTGGCCGTGGTGGATACGGGAGTACAGATTAATCATCCTGATTTACAAGGTAAGCTTTTAACTGGTTATAATGCCATTACCAATGGTTCCACACCCGAGGATGATGTAGGTCACGGTACACATGTATCTGGAATCATTGGCGCACTTGTTAACAACGGGGAAGGTGTAGCTGGCATCAGCTGGTACAATAAGATCCTCCCTGTAAAAGCGCTAGATAACTCAGGTGCCGGAACGACTTATTCCGTAGCAGAAGGTATCATATGGGCAGCTGACAATGGTGCAAAGGTTATTAACTTAAGTTTAGGGAATTATGCCGACTCTCAGTTCCTTCATGATGCGATTAAATACGCCTATGACCGGGACATCGTGCTTGTGTCTGCAGCAGGCAATGATAATACAGAGCGGCCTGGATACCCTGCAGCTTATCCCGAAGTGATTGCAGTGGCTGCTACAAATGCTTCAGGGGAAAAAGCCTCCTTCTCCAACTACGGCGATTATATTGATGTCGCTGCACCCGGAGAAAGCATCGCAAGCACCTATCCGGACAGTCAATATGCCGCTTTATCCGGCACGTCAATGGCCAGTCCCCATGTCGCTGCGCTGGCGGGTCTGGTACGTTCACTAAATCCTAATCTGACGAATAAGGAAGTTATGGACCTTATGACCAAAAACGCTGTGGATCTGGGAACTTCCGGCCATGATAAATATTTTGGCTGGGGTCAGGTCGATATTTATAAAACGCTACAAGCGGCAAGCGGCAATCAAGTCCCATTGCAGCTTTTCCCTCAACATGTACGCCAGCAAATGAATCAATTAAAACAAAGAACAAATAACACCCCTTAA
- a CDS encoding cysteine desulfurase family protein has translation MLYWDYAAATPPYEEVVQTMEQIMKLHYANPSSLHRAGSEAGKLIRRSREVCAAALSVQPQEILFTSGATESNNLAIKGAALQYQSRGRHLVTTEIEHPSVYESFLQLQRMGWEVTFVAPDSTGVVDPERVAAAVRRDTVLVSVMHVNNEIGTIQPLKEMGKLIKAVNPRTLFHVDGVQGYGKLAVNLKDWQVDLYSLSPHKLRGPRGVGLLYIKDGIKLFPLLTGGSHEEGQRAGTENVPAIVASSKAIRMSGEQRETFVAQLVPLRDRLLRFLRTVPEFVINSREDGAPHIVHFSYPGMKGEVFARKLEELGMVVSTRSACSSRLAEPSRVLLSMGKDVSSALGGIRISLGDSHTNEDVSALEQALTTAVQALKIAEGGMK, from the coding sequence ATGCTTTACTGGGATTATGCCGCCGCTACACCGCCCTATGAAGAAGTGGTGCAGACGATGGAACAAATTATGAAGCTGCATTATGCGAACCCTTCCTCTTTGCACCGTGCGGGCAGTGAAGCGGGTAAGCTGATCAGACGGTCGCGTGAAGTATGCGCTGCTGCTTTATCTGTACAACCGCAGGAGATTCTATTTACTTCTGGTGCAACGGAAAGCAATAATTTGGCGATAAAAGGCGCTGCTCTGCAATATCAGTCTAGAGGCCGCCATTTGGTAACTACAGAAATAGAGCATCCCTCTGTATATGAGAGTTTCCTGCAATTGCAGCGAATGGGCTGGGAGGTTACTTTTGTAGCACCCGATAGCACTGGCGTTGTTGATCCTGAGCGCGTAGCTGCTGCTGTCCGGCGCGACACAGTGCTTGTTAGTGTGATGCATGTCAATAACGAGATTGGAACGATACAACCGCTTAAAGAGATGGGTAAGCTGATTAAAGCTGTGAATCCGCGAACCTTATTTCATGTAGATGGTGTTCAGGGATATGGTAAGCTTGCAGTTAATCTAAAGGATTGGCAGGTGGATCTTTATAGCCTGTCTCCTCATAAGCTTCGAGGCCCACGTGGAGTGGGATTACTGTATATCAAAGATGGAATTAAGCTATTCCCATTGCTTACAGGGGGCTCTCATGAAGAAGGACAACGCGCTGGAACTGAAAATGTACCTGCGATTGTCGCATCCTCCAAAGCTATCCGCATGAGTGGTGAGCAGCGCGAAACCTTCGTTGCCCAGTTGGTTCCACTCCGAGATCGATTATTACGCTTCTTGCGCACCGTTCCTGAATTTGTTATAAACAGCAGAGAGGATGGAGCTCCCCATATTGTGCATTTCTCTTACCCTGGCATGAAGGGAGAGGTATTCGCCCGCAAGCTGGAGGAACTGGGGATGGTAGTCTCCACCCGCTCGGCCTGCTCCTCACGACTGGCTGAGCCTAGTCGTGTGTTATTGTCTATGGGTAAAGATGTCTCCAGTGCTTTAGGTGGGATTCGTATTAGCCTTGGCGACAGTCATACAAATGAGGATGTCTCTGCGCTTGAGCAAGCATTAACCACTGCGGTACAAGCTTTAAAGATTGCTGAAGGAGGAATGAAGTAA
- the typA gene encoding translational GTPase TypA produces the protein MHSRKDIRNIAIIAHVDHGKTTLVDQLLQQSGIFSAHEHLQERAMDSNDIERERGITILAKNTAITYKEFLINIVDTPGHADFGGEVERIMKMVDGVLLVVDAYEGCMPQTKFVLRKALEQKLTPIVVVNKIDRPAARPKEVIDEVLDLFIELEANDEQLEFPVVYASALNGTSSMDPEKQDETMLSLYETIVEHIPAPTESVEEPLQFLVTLMDYNEYLGRIAIGRVNRGVIKQGQSVTVIMRDGKSKTARIEKLFGFQGLKRIETEQAGAGDIVAIAGIKDINIGETIADPANPEALPVLKIDEPTMQMTFLVNNSPFAGKEGKWVTSRKLRERLFKELETDVSLRVEETDSPDAFIVSGRGELHLGILIENMRREGYEMQVSKPQVIIKEIDGVKMEPLERLMIDIPEESMGSVMESLGTRKAEMVNMINNGTGQVRLEFLIPARGLIGYNTYFLTLTRGYGVMNHAFDSYAPLVAGQVGGRHQGVLVASETGSTTQYGIVGVEDRGILFLDAGTEIYEGMIVGEHTRDNDIIVNICKEKALTNMRTSGKDDTVKMKTPRTFSLEGALEYLNDDEYCEITPKSIRLRKKILNKGERERVEKQRKTAQANA, from the coding sequence ATGCATTCAAGAAAAGATATTCGCAACATTGCGATCATTGCCCACGTTGACCATGGCAAAACAACACTCGTCGATCAGCTCCTTCAACAATCGGGGATCTTCAGCGCCCATGAGCACTTGCAAGAACGTGCTATGGACTCTAATGATATCGAGCGGGAACGTGGAATTACAATCCTAGCTAAAAATACAGCAATTACTTATAAAGAGTTTTTGATCAACATTGTGGATACACCTGGACATGCTGACTTCGGTGGCGAAGTAGAACGGATCATGAAAATGGTTGACGGTGTATTGCTGGTTGTTGATGCTTATGAAGGCTGCATGCCGCAAACGAAATTCGTTCTGCGTAAAGCATTGGAACAAAAACTTACACCGATCGTTGTCGTGAACAAGATTGACCGTCCAGCTGCTCGTCCTAAGGAAGTTATTGATGAAGTGCTCGATTTGTTCATCGAACTTGAAGCAAATGACGAACAATTGGAATTCCCGGTTGTTTATGCATCTGCTCTTAATGGTACATCAAGCATGGATCCGGAGAAACAAGATGAAACGATGCTTTCGCTCTACGAAACCATCGTTGAACATATTCCAGCTCCAACCGAAAGTGTTGAAGAACCGCTTCAATTCCTCGTAACGTTGATGGATTATAACGAATACTTGGGTCGTATTGCGATTGGACGTGTTAACCGCGGTGTGATCAAACAAGGTCAATCTGTAACAGTTATTATGCGTGATGGTAAGAGCAAAACTGCACGTATCGAGAAATTGTTCGGCTTCCAAGGTTTGAAACGTATTGAAACAGAGCAAGCGGGCGCAGGGGATATTGTTGCTATTGCAGGGATCAAGGACATCAACATTGGTGAGACCATTGCTGATCCTGCAAACCCTGAAGCACTTCCGGTTCTGAAGATTGACGAGCCAACCATGCAAATGACATTCCTAGTGAATAACAGTCCTTTTGCTGGTAAAGAGGGTAAATGGGTAACTTCCCGTAAACTACGTGAGCGTCTCTTTAAAGAACTTGAAACAGATGTGAGCTTGCGAGTGGAAGAAACTGATAGTCCTGACGCATTTATCGTTTCTGGACGCGGTGAGCTTCACCTTGGTATTCTGATCGAGAATATGCGTCGTGAAGGTTACGAAATGCAAGTTTCTAAACCACAAGTAATCATTAAAGAAATCGACGGTGTCAAAATGGAGCCGCTTGAGCGTCTAATGATTGATATTCCAGAAGAAAGCATGGGCTCTGTTATGGAGAGTCTGGGTACTCGTAAAGCCGAAATGGTCAATATGATTAACAACGGTACGGGTCAAGTACGTCTGGAGTTCCTGATTCCTGCACGTGGTTTGATTGGTTACAACACTTACTTCTTGACTTTGACACGCGGTTACGGCGTTATGAACCATGCTTTTGACAGCTACGCTCCACTGGTTGCTGGTCAAGTTGGCGGACGTCATCAAGGTGTGCTTGTAGCAAGTGAGACTGGTTCAACAACTCAATACGGAATCGTGGGTGTTGAGGATCGTGGTATTCTCTTCTTGGATGCAGGTACAGAAATTTATGAAGGTATGATCGTAGGCGAGCATACCCGTGATAACGATATTATCGTTAACATCTGTAAGGAAAAAGCACTTACCAACATGCGTACCTCAGGCAAAGATGATACTGTAAAAATGAAGACACCACGCACCTTCTCTTTGGAAGGCGCACTTGAATATTTGAACGATGATGAATATTGTGAAATTACACCTAAATCCATTCGTTTGCGTAAAAAGATTCTGAACAAAGGCGAACGCGAACGTGTAGAGAAACAACGTAAAACAGCACAAGCCAACGCGTAA
- a CDS encoding TerC family protein, giving the protein MDSLLLLGEILMINLVLSGDNAMVIAMASKDLSAKHRKTAVWWGSAGAVVLRCLLTFVAVLLLKIPYIQAGGGMLLLWIAFKLLLEEEEDLRVRESSSVWKAIRTILVADFIMSLDNVLAIAGVAKGDLALIVIGIALSIPIVVWGSGIIVGWLHRFPVLVFIGAYILAFTAGDMLLQDAKLGTMLSFLFPSLHSFLPIALGILVVVTGAIKRRKTSAG; this is encoded by the coding sequence ATGGATTCATTATTGCTCCTTGGTGAAATATTGATGATCAATCTGGTGCTGAGCGGAGATAATGCAATGGTTATCGCAATGGCCAGCAAGGATCTTTCGGCGAAGCACCGAAAGACTGCGGTATGGTGGGGCTCAGCAGGCGCAGTTGTTCTGCGGTGTTTGCTTACTTTTGTTGCGGTATTGCTATTAAAAATCCCTTATATTCAGGCTGGAGGGGGGATGCTGCTGCTATGGATAGCGTTCAAGCTGCTGTTGGAGGAAGAGGAGGATCTCAGAGTAAGGGAATCTTCCTCAGTCTGGAAAGCAATCCGAACGATTCTTGTAGCGGACTTTATTATGAGCCTGGATAATGTACTAGCCATTGCGGGAGTAGCTAAAGGAGATTTAGCTTTAATTGTCATCGGGATTGCTCTCAGCATTCCGATAGTAGTGTGGGGAAGCGGCATCATTGTAGGCTGGCTGCACCGGTTTCCAGTGCTCGTATTTATCGGTGCTTATATACTGGCGTTTACAGCAGGGGATATGTTGCTTCAGGATGCAAAATTAGGGACGATGCTCTCCTTTTTATTCCCCTCCTTACATTCCTTTTTGCCCATTGCCTTAGGCATATTAGTTGTGGTTACGGGAGCAATTAAACGCAGAAAAACATCTGCAGGTTAA